AACTCATTCTTACGCCTCCCGATCTTGGTACTGAGGGGAGCATAGAAAAAGCAAGGTCATTAGCCTCTTCAGGCAGTTTTTATTGGATAAATCAGCATTCGAACCCACTCAACAGCGATGTACACTACTACAGTACAGCACCTGAATTGCTAGATCAGGAAGGGATGCCTGAAGCAATAGTTGCGGGAGTAGGAACGGGTGGTACGATCACAGGCATAGCAAGATACTTTAAGGAAAGAGACCCATCAGTAAAGGTGATAGGCGTTCAGCCATCGCTATATTCCCACATCCCTGGGCTAAGGGATATAAAGAAGACTTCTAACAAAGGCTTGATCGATCTTTACGGCAGCTACATCGATGATTTCCTATATGTGAAGGAATCAGATGCCATTGCAGAAGTTTTCGATCATTACGTAAATACAGGGGAGCTTATAGGGATATCTTCGGGTGCAAATCTTTACGCGTCTAAGCAGCTCTCGAGCAAATTTAAGAAGATATTCACAGTATTCCCAGATAGCGGCCGCAAGTATTTGGATATTTTAAAGCCATACGATAAAAACAACGTTTTAAATTATTGAATATAATTTGGTTGTTAATGAATATAGTTACTTTGATTTCGTGGGACTTTAAAAGAAATAATGAATCATTTCAAAGGGCAATTATTAATGGATATGATTATTGGTCACGTATATTGGACGATCATGGAGTAGAAAAATACGTTATACTCTTGACATGCAACAGAGTAGAGCTTTATTATAGGGGCGACCCGTTCGATGTTCAGGAAAAAGGTTATAACATAATTTCTGACGATATGGCAATAAATCACCTATTTCACGTTGCTGCAGGATTAGATTCAATGAGTATTGGTGAAAACGAAGTCTTGAAACAGGTAAAGCAAGCCTATGAAAAGTCTTCTTCTATGGGGAAGAGTGACAAGTTTCTATCCCTAATTTTTCAGCGTGCCATAAGTGTTGGCAAGCTTGTAAGGTCAAAAACAGGCATAGGCAAGGGGAAAGTATCTATCCCATCGATTGTATATGATATTGTCCGAAAGAATGGTGGCAATAAGATACTTCTCGTAGGAAACGGAATGCTAGCATCTGAAATTGCTCCCTATTTTTCATACCCGCAGTACAAGGTCACAGTTGCCGGTAGGAATATAGATCACGTAAGAGCTTTTGCTGAAAAGTATGAATACGAGTACGTACTTATAAACGATATAGACTCTTTGATAAAGAATAATGACGTAATAATAACAGCAACTTCTTCGAAGACACCAATAGTGGAAGAACGATCATTGATGCCTGGAAAACTCTTCATAGATCTTGGGAATCCGCCTAACATTGAACGCGGAAATAATGTAATAACCTTGGACGAAATTTATGAGATTTCAAAAAAGAACGAGATGTTACGGGAGGAGAAGATAAACCAGGCTGAAATACTTATAGAGAACGAAATGAAAGCAACGATGAACAAGATAAAGGATCTAATGATAGACGACATATTCTCTCAATTCTATAGATTTGCCTCCGTGGTTCAAACCATGGAGATACAGAAATTCAGGAAAATGCATCCAGAGGTAAACGAAAATGATCTTGAAGCTCTTGCACATTCAATAATAAACAAAATACTTAACGTACCTGTAACGACACTCAAAGCGGTTTCCAGATCTCAGGGCAACTCAGATTTCAACAGAT
This genomic stretch from Thermoplasma volcanium GSS1 harbors:
- a CDS encoding cysteine synthase family protein, producing MMHAELGPDMVSKILDHMKAAHIGNTPVEEIDANGNIYAKIEWENRFGSIKDRPAFFIMDYLKSKGVLEGKAIVEASSGNTGLAISTISSMLGLQSCIVLPENASQATKKIIVENGSQLILTPPDLGTEGSIEKARSLASSGSFYWINQHSNPLNSDVHYYSTAPELLDQEGMPEAIVAGVGTGGTITGIARYFKERDPSVKVIGVQPSLYSHIPGLRDIKKTSNKGLIDLYGSYIDDFLYVKESDAIAEVFDHYVNTGELIGISSGANLYASKQLSSKFKKIFTVFPDSGRKYLDILKPYDKNNVLNY
- a CDS encoding glutamyl-tRNA reductase; this translates as MDDHGVEKYVILLTCNRVELYYRGDPFDVQEKGYNIISDDMAINHLFHVAAGLDSMSIGENEVLKQVKQAYEKSSSMGKSDKFLSLIFQRAISVGKLVRSKTGIGKGKVSIPSIVYDIVRKNGGNKILLVGNGMLASEIAPYFSYPQYKVTVAGRNIDHVRAFAEKYEYEYVLINDIDSLIKNNDVIITATSSKTPIVEERSLMPGKLFIDLGNPPNIERGNNVITLDEIYEISKKNEMLREEKINQAEILIENEMKATMNKIKDLMIDDIFSQFYRFASVVQTMEIQKFRKMHPEVNENDLEALAHSIINKILNVPVTTLKAVSRSQGNSDFNRLFESFSSNFNDIVSAALQSYEGLRDTQSLRDRTRQLLQKS